A part of Leishmania braziliensis MHOM/BR/75/M2904 complete genome, chromosome 30 genomic DNA contains:
- a CDS encoding putative adenosine kinase translates to MSALPRLYVQCNPLLDVSASVDDAFFEKYKVKKACACLMEEAQKGIFEDLEQQPNVAYVPGGSGLNTARVAQWIAQAPNSSFVNYVGCVSDDRYGNILKDAAEKDGVSMHLEYTTKAPTGSCAVCISGKERSLVANLSAANLLSTEHMRSSDVVETLKSCQLYYLTGFTLTIDVSYVLQVAEAARASGGQFMMNLSAPFLLQYFTEGFNKAVPYLDVLFGNEVEAKVLADVMKWDLTDISEIARRAATELPYNGTRDRLVVFTQGSEETVYATRSGKTGSSVVHPVEQDSIVDLNGAGDAFVGGFLATYAMGRSIERCCEVGNYAAGVIIQHNGCTYPEKPLITP, encoded by the coding sequence ATGTCTGCGCTTCCACGGCTCTATGTCCAGTGCAACCCGCTCCTAGACGTATCTGCCTCTGTGGATGACGCCTTCTTTGAGAAGTACaaggtgaagaaggcgtGTGCCTGCTTGATGGAGGAGGCTCAGAAGGGCATCTTCGAAGACCTAGAGCAGCAGCCCAACGTGGCCTACGTCCCCGGCGGCTCCGGTCTCAACACCGCCCGCGTGGCGCAGTGGATCGCGCAGGCCCCCAACAGTAGCTTCGTCAACTACGTCGGGTGCGTTTCGGACGACAGGTATGGCAACATCCTGAAGGATGCCGCGGAGAAGGATGGCGTGAGCATGCACCTCGAGTACACTACGAAAGCCCCCACCGGCTCGTGCGCCGTGTGCATCTCCGGCAAGGAGCGCTCGCTAGTGGCGAACTTGTCCGCAGCGAACTTGCTCTCCACGGAAcacatgcgcagcagtgatgTCGTTGAGACGCTGAAGAGCTGCCAGCTCTACTACCTTACCGGTTTCACGCTGACGATTGACGTGAGCTACGTGTtgcaggtggcggaggcggcccGTGCGTCGGGTGGGCAGTTCATGATGAACCTTTCGGCTCCCTTCTTGCTGCAGTACTTCACAGAGGGCTTCAACAAGGCGGTGCCGTACCTCGACGTCCTCTTCGGTAACGAGGTCGAGGCCAAGGTACTTGCGGATGTCATGAAATGGGACCTCACTGACATCTCCGAGATAGCTAGGAGGGCCGCGACGGAGCTGCCGTACAACGGTACTCGCGACCGCCTTGTTGTCTTCACGCAGGGTAGCGAGGAGACGGTGTACGCTACTCGCAGTGGCAAGACCGGCTCCTCCGTGGTGCATCCCGTCGAGCAGGACAGCATTGTAGATCTGAACGGTGCCGGTGACGCTTTCGTCGGTGGCTTCCTCGCCACGTATGCAATGGGCCGCAGCATCGAGCGGTGCTGCGAGGTGGGTAATTACGCTGCCGGTGTCATCATTCAGCACAACGGCTGCACCTATCCCGAGAAGCCGTTGATCACTCCTTGA
- a CDS encoding putative ubiquitin-protein ligase, translated as MSQFVFNGTSRMRHMKLARDHHKTRNSIIEDAQRLRLQREEEAQRVRAARLLQRTIRQWLACQAMVRLVLSDLDNLPSDVTRILLSTSSDGISSAVDRPEAERQTKQLTARLHTACWCLSYARSHQSRIPLRLTVSSACASNDDCRAETPVGDASSGASGATGQGAATAAHPGVALSSTRIFSVASFGELRAYQQRVFWHYSECLYTALCKSINHRTGGEESAEEDGIALHADASVEASADNRSADPPSLSWSSVVFLPTKDVIVLLCVVLQHFLRAAPSATGSRSPPPSSASSVKRLVRSVVAALVEHNTAFARTLNEELAPRSSDGCLEKVATSFDQWPAVHALTVALSFLCQEAVAHSVGMRSQCRELLQPLAAAFPPLSQAEAGGHSPPSPPMGAFARVCWQCMCAPYAGEESQRLTSNSLAVLLSAADTAAEGFERSGCGEVDTCFTMLVAECYRRTAMDTEVTADDGASGLRGGELRARVLGRLVRLLPRVHKLVETTSSSAAAVSPSSVAARTDLVKWYLLSVSCLSERLCREDFFVEGILADHYAYHTGRRQQRLLVDRKDDDVSVDASSPSQYRLLTSYLFSAEGGLQLLQLLTEQDERSEKLRLQAPQEPTVEAPTDPAAPPMADGGNEESDSAAAASIANTASLMDAGVSAAAQWPSSASMQQSPLEILCNVFAWPIFTFSKPMYSRYQQETLALYAKLVRTPQLLRRLWSLYWQSCEGLRAVLPPGEVLQRLCQPPAWGAQEREEQAIAAGQEWGRRRRVPAGVHSAPSLMPLPRLPAWETHPRYPLAFYDPHASLSIFFFTLLAYYVNVFDFPDELRRGGEGAVLSTEESWALVLALKEIVHRSHMYGVVPNSNSEAVAHAACLLLSRLHTVDEADPFVPAAAAGLWMSVGAVAAEASVGLLFRTWDAASAAVVNEEDTAEAEGPGLDGASVGTGGRSVVGGLASSTTAGTTTTSIAHVRLPGDDVTFHGSAQWKQQIRYTKLLVHTPFLFPFAARALLLSALLVETDHHWIPPSERRVVVQRGRTFIDAFNLFHDNPLSNDMLNIRFIADDGMLEPGYGRGVYRECIVSLCKEGFAAEYGLFRQTPDGYVYPNSFSALATSDPQHLLKIRFLGAMVGRALRDGVLQDVPFALHFRNAILGRRNTLSNLKRFDAELYHQLMSLTQLSEDELKAVGLTFVYTVNALGITREVELVPDGAQMDVTPRNCLFYVHLVADFKLNREAAEQTCAFCSGLRSVIDANRLRLFDSNEVGMLFGGDETGEIDLVDWKENTVYDQPEDVDTPQVRLFWDVVESLTREQQRQLLKFATSMTRPPILGFRFLAPPFKVQLLAMNASGPDHLPSAATCFSTLKLPPYRDYATARAKIIAAIEETGTFEFS; from the coding sequence ATGAGCCAATTTGTGTTCAACGGCACCAGTCGCATGCGCCACATGAAGCTGGCGCGAGACCATCACAAGACACGGAATAGTATCATCGAAGACGCACAGCGACTGCGCCTtcagagagaggaggaggcgcagcgcgtACGCGCCGCCCGGCTGCTGCAACGCACAATTCGTCAGTGGCTTGCTTGTCAGGCGATGGTGCGTCTGGTGTTGAGTGACTTGGATAACTTACCATCTGATGTGACACGGATTCTACTGTCGACATCTTCTGACGGTATTTCTTCCGCTGTGGACAGGCCTGAGGCGGAGAGGCAGACAAAGCAGCTCACGGCACGTCTACACACGGCTTGCTGGTGTCTCTCGTATGCGCGCAGTCACCAGTCGCGGATTCCGCTGCGCCTCACTGTGTCTTCCGCATGTGCGTCAAATGATGACTGCCGCGCAGAAACGCCTGTGGGTGATGCCAGCTCAGGAGCATCTGGGGCGACTGGCCAAGGCGCAGCCACCGCGGCCCACCCGGGTGTCGCTCTTTCCTCTACTCGTATATTCTCTGTGGCGTCCTTCGGAGAGTTGCGCGCGTACCAGCAGAGGGTTTTCTGGCACTACAGTGAGTGTCTTTACACAGCTCTCTGCAAGAGCATTAACCACCGCACTGGAGGTGAGGAAagtgcggaggaggacggcatCGCATTGCACGCCGATGCCTCAGTAGAGGCATCCGCAGATAACCGGTCAGCCGAcccgccgtcgctgtcgtggTCTTCTGTCGTTTTTTTGCCCACCAAAGATGTAATCGTTCTCCTCTGCGTGGTACTGCAGCATTTTTTGCGggcggcgccatcggcgACTGGAAGTCGCTCGCCACCGCCCAGTAGCGCATCGTCAGTAAAGAGACTGGTGAGGTCTGTCGTAGCTGCCCTTGTCGAACACAACACTGCGTTTGCACGCACTCTCAACGAGGAGCTGgcaccgcgcagcagcgacggctgccTTGAGAAGGTGGCGACGTCTTTTGATCAGTGGCCGGCTGTCCACGCCTTGACTGTAGCGCTCAGCTTTCTATGCCAGGAGGCGGTAGCGCATTCGGTGGGTATGCGCTCGCAGTGCAGGGAGCTACTGCAGCCGCTTGCCGCTGCGTTTCCACCTCTTTCTCAGGCTGAAGCCGGCGGGCACAGCCCACCGTCGCCGCCTATGGGCGCCTTTGCGCGGGTGTGCTGGCAGTGTATGTGTGCTCCCTACGCGGGAGAGGAGTCCCAAAGACTCACCTCCAACTCTTTGGCGGTACTGCTCAGTGCTGCCGATACAGCTGCGGAGGGGTTCGAGCGAAGTGGCTGCGGTGAGGTGGACACGTGCTTTACGATGCTTGTGGCGGAGTGCTACAGACGTACTGCTATGGACACGGAGGTGACGGCCGACGATGGCGCAAGTGGTCTGCGAGGTGGGGAGCTGCGTGCTCGTGTACTCGGGCGGCTTGTGCGGTTGCTGCCGCGCGTCCACAAGCTTGTGGAGACAACATCAtcgtctgcagcagctgtgtcACCGTCGTCCGTAGCGGCCCGCACGGATCTGGTGAAGTGGTACTTACTCAGTGTCAGTTGCCTGAGCGAGCGGCTGTGCCGCGAGGATTTCTTTGTCGAGGGCATTCTGGCAGATCACTACGCCTACCACACcggtcggcggcagcagcgactcttGGTAGACAGGAAGGACGATGACGTGAGCGTAGATGCATCGTCACCCAGTCAATACCGCCTGCTCACCTCGTACCTGTTCAGCGCAGAGGGTGGGCTGCAGTTGCTTCAGTTGCTCACTGAGCAGGATGAGCGGTCTGAGAAACTGCGACTGCAGGCACCGCAGGAGCCCACTGTGGAGGCCCCCACCGACCCCGCCGCTCCACCGATGGCGGACGGCGGCAACGAGGAGAGCGactcggcagcggctgcatcCATAGCGAATACGGCGTCCCTCATGGATGCCGGtgtttctgctgctgctcagtgGCCATCCTCTGCTTCGATGCAGCAGAGCCCACTGGAGATTCTGTGCAATGTGTTTGCGTGGCCCATCTTTACCTTCTCGAAGCCGATGTACAGTCGCTATCAGCAGGAGACGCTGGCGCTGTACGCGAAGCTGGTGCGTACCCCACAGCTGTTGCGTCGCCTGTGGAGTCTGTACTGGCAGAGCTGCGAGGGGCTGCGGGCTGTACTGCCTCCCGGCGAGGTTTTGCAGAGGTTGTGCCAGCCACCGGCGTGGGGTGCGCAGGAGCGGGAGGAGCAGGCAATTGCTGCTGGCCAGGAGTGGGGTAGACGCCGCCGCGTGCCTGCGGGTGTCCACTCGGCGCCTTCCCTCATGCCCCTCCCGCGGCTGCCAGCGTGGGAGACGCACCCGCGCTACCCTCTCGCCTTCTACGACCCTCACGCGTCGCTCTCCATCTTTTTCTTCACCCTACTCGCATACTACGTAAACGTGTTCGACTTCCCCGATGAGCTtcgccgcggtggcgaggGGGCCGTGCTGTCTACAGAGGAGTCATGggcgctggtgctcgcgctgAAGGAAATTGTGCACCGGTCACACATGTACGGCGTCGTACCGAACTCCAACAGCGAGGCTGTCGCACACGCGGCTTGTCTGTTGCTCTCCCGTCTACACACGGTTGACGAGGCGGATCCGTTTGTgcccgccgcggccgccggCCTGTGGATGTCTGTtggtgccgtcgctgccgaggCGTCGGTGGGTTTACTGTTTCGCACTTGGGATGCGGCaagtgctgctgtggtgaaTGAGGAGGATAccgcagaggcagaggggcCGGGGCTTGACGGCGCCAGCGTCGGGACCGGGGGAAGAAGCGTTGTGGGTGGCCTAGCGtcgagcaccaccgccggtACCACGACCACCTCGATCGCCCACGTGCGTCTTCCTGGCGACGACGTCACCTTTCACGGTAGTGCGCAGTGGAAGCAGCAGATTCGGTACACAAAACTGCTCGTGCACACACCGTTCCTGTTCCCCTTTGCAGCTCGTGCACTGCTACTCTCGGCGCTGCTCGTGGAGACGGATCATCACTGGATCCCGCCGAGTGAGCggcgggtggtggtgcagcgtggACGCACCTTCATCGACGCCTTCAACCTTTTCCACGACAACCCGCTCAGCAACGACATGCTCAACATTCGCTTCATCGCCGATGACGGCATGCTCGAGCCTGGCTACGGCCGCGGTGTGTACCGGGAGTGCATTGTGTCACTCTGCAAGGAGGGGTTTGCCGCCGAGTACGGTTTGTTTCGCCAGACCCCAGACGGCTATGTGTACCCGAACTCCTTCAGCGCCTTGGCGACGAGTGACCCGCAGCACCTTCTGAAAATTCGCTTCTTGGGGGCAATGGTGGgccgtgcgctgcgcgacggtgtgCTGCAAGACGTGCCATTCGCCCTTCACTTTCGCAACGCTATCTTGGGACGCCGCAACACTCTCAGCAACCTCAAGAGATTTGATGCGGAGCTCTATCACCAGCTCATGTCCCTCACGCAGCTTAGTGAGGACGAGCTGAAGGCGGTTGGACTAACCTTTGTCTACACAGTGAACGCGCTGGGCATCACAAGAGAGGTCGAGCTGGTGCCTGACGGGGCCCAGATGGACGTGACCCCGCGCAACTGTCTCTTCTACGTGCATCTCGTCGCCGACTTTAAGCTCAACCGCGAGGCCGCCGAGCAGACGTGCGCATTTTGTTCCGGTCTTCGCTCTGTAATTGACGCGAATCGCCTTCGCTTGTTCGACAGTAACGAGGTGGGCATGCTCTTCGGTGGCGATGAAACGGGGGAGATCGACTTGGTGGACTGGAAGGAGAACACAGTGTACGACCAGCCGGAGGATGTGGACACACCGCAGGTGCGGTTGTTCTGGGATGTCGTGGAGTCTCTCACccgcgagcagcagcgacagctgcTGAAGTTTGCGACGTCCATGACGCGGCCTCCGATACTCGGCTTTCGTTTCCTGGCGCCCCCCTTCAAGGTTCAGCTGCTGGCAATGAACGCGTCCGGGCCTGATCATCTTCCCTCAGCGGCAACGTGTTTCTCTACCTTAAAGCTGCCGCCGTACCGTGACTATGCGACTGCTCGAGCAAAGATTATCGCTGCTATTGAGGAAACTGGCACCTTCGAGTTCAGTTGA